A single window of Candidatus Zixiibacteriota bacterium DNA harbors:
- a CDS encoding PAS domain S-box protein — protein sequence MDSNQHHNRPLEKQSEHSGYLYESTDRMHAIIANAHDIVAFLDKFGRVLDLNKDVVFGHKREDLIGKNFATFKFLKASNLPKMLSLFKEIICGKRQLSLMEVEIEDKWGQPVYVEASTQLVRKNGKIEGVVSFIRDISDRKQVQKSLIENGKLLQSVMEATSDAIWDYDLSKGEMLYNPGWPKLLGYDKSELDPDSDFYLSRIHPEDMPGREKALQQHLEGKSEQYRVEYRVRDKGGNWQWILSRGRVIEFDRNGNPTRMVGTHTKVTHRKKAEQALLESQKRLQALFDNSLDAIMITNDSGDYININPAACDLLGYRLDELLELNVADVIVTGEKSRDFDQIWSDFKTDQNQQGEILLKRKDGKHITAEYRAVADFLPGLHLSMIRDITDRKETIRKLYESEARFRRLIENSENLVMYYDLEGNILYCHGHSAYGMKKSEVIGRNVGDFFEPEVASKMQEDILKVARTGKPLKSEHSIEWEGREFWFNEDIYPLFDRNDKITGIGKICQNITDRKQTELELYRANKQIAFHFENSPLAIIEWDNQFRLRSWSNGAEKIFGWSEDEVLGKGWGDWNFIHEDDKEQIVKVTNEMLEGKYRRTVVTNRNYAKNGEIKHCIWNNSVFLDENGKLKSILSMAQDITDRTEAENALRQNEQRFKAIAENTPGVVFSFRVDRDQRRHMTYFGPGLADLLGRESAEKMKHDIEIFLELVHPDDLNKLLQQGDLNPTSNKRFNSEFRIRVGAEYKWVQAIMHPYDTDGDDLKVWHGLFIDIDDRKKLELSLRHLSKVFMDASDPIIIVNPAGVIIDVNDEVERAYGWQRHELLYKPMTLILPPEFRDEARAQLKRCFAGEELRNLQGLRWHKNGEKVYTLTTLSPLTDEDGKIVAIASIAKNITALKRAEKALRVSEETYRNIFQNAQVGLFRTRISDGKVLECNEQAARMFGFKNRAEAIAQYITRDNYIDSGERERLLQILQRDGQVSGFDARFRRKDGSTIWTRSSSRINLKQGWIEGVIEDITEQKHAEQELKASREMYRTLTENTTDIIARLDRSHAILFVNQAAKAMIKRDPEAIVGKRIDDLPYPEPIKSKFLHSLEKVFITGKDESFQLEVPDENESRYYDFHLIPEFTKAGQVETLLVNVRDITETRRLQDFASRAQRLETAGRIAGQVAHDFNNLLGPLTAYPDLIKDELEADHPALSYLDDMKKAAEQMSDINQELLTLGRRGHYNQEPLNLNEIVNSIINQIYPLPETLIMEKSLADDLMNIKGGRAQIFRAVANLLSNARDAMQDIGRLAIETKNYYVDQLRHSYGQVPRGEYVRLSIADSGTGIDPQDMPRIFDPFFTTKVTDKRRGTGLGLSVVHAVIEDHGGYIDLESKHGEGTTVYLYFPITREPNRQVADSSISGGNESILIVDDDHIQREVTSKLLSKLGYTVASATSGEQACEMLRKRNFDLLVLDMVMPGGIDGAQTYEQALKIRPGQKAIIVSGYAESARVAESQRMGAGAFIRKPLTLKSIAQAVREELDRKQQVK from the coding sequence ATGGATTCCAATCAACACCATAATAGACCCTTAGAAAAACAAAGTGAACACTCAGGCTATTTGTACGAGTCGACGGACCGGATGCACGCTATTATCGCCAATGCGCACGATATAGTTGCGTTCCTCGATAAGTTCGGACGGGTACTCGACTTGAATAAAGACGTTGTTTTCGGTCACAAGCGTGAGGACCTGATCGGCAAGAATTTTGCCACATTCAAATTTTTGAAAGCCTCCAACCTGCCTAAAATGCTGTCACTGTTCAAGGAAATTATCTGTGGCAAAAGACAGCTTTCTCTGATGGAAGTGGAAATCGAGGATAAATGGGGTCAGCCGGTTTATGTTGAAGCCAGCACACAACTTGTTCGTAAAAACGGTAAAATCGAAGGTGTGGTTAGTTTTATTCGTGATATCTCCGACCGCAAGCAGGTTCAAAAGAGCCTTATAGAAAACGGTAAACTTCTGCAGTCTGTGATGGAAGCCACTTCCGATGCTATCTGGGATTATGATCTCAGTAAGGGTGAAATGCTATACAATCCCGGATGGCCGAAACTTCTGGGCTATGATAAATCGGAACTTGATCCTGACAGCGATTTTTACCTCTCGCGGATTCATCCCGAGGATATGCCGGGACGTGAAAAAGCCCTCCAGCAGCACCTCGAGGGTAAGAGCGAGCAGTACCGGGTAGAATATCGAGTCCGGGACAAAGGGGGAAACTGGCAGTGGATTCTGAGTCGCGGGCGGGTGATCGAATTTGACAGAAACGGCAATCCGACCCGTATGGTGGGAACTCATACAAAGGTCACCCACCGCAAGAAAGCTGAGCAGGCCCTGCTCGAGAGCCAGAAAAGGCTCCAGGCGCTGTTCGACAATTCGCTCGACGCGATCATGATCACCAATGATAGTGGCGATTACATCAATATCAATCCGGCCGCCTGTGATCTCTTAGGATATCGTCTCGATGAACTCCTGGAGCTGAATGTCGCCGATGTTATCGTTACAGGGGAAAAATCACGGGATTTCGATCAAATCTGGAGCGATTTCAAGACAGACCAAAATCAGCAGGGCGAAATCCTGCTGAAACGCAAGGATGGAAAGCATATTACAGCGGAGTATCGTGCCGTCGCCGATTTCTTACCCGGCCTGCATCTGAGCATGATCCGTGATATCACCGACCGCAAAGAAACCATCAGGAAACTGTACGAAAGCGAAGCTCGTTTCCGGCGTTTGATCGAGAATTCCGAAAACCTCGTAATGTATTACGATCTCGAGGGCAATATCTTATACTGTCATGGCCATTCCGCTTATGGCATGAAAAAATCCGAGGTGATCGGCAGAAACGTCGGTGACTTCTTCGAGCCCGAAGTGGCCAGCAAGATGCAGGAAGATATCTTGAAAGTCGCCCGCACCGGGAAACCTCTCAAATCCGAGCACAGCATCGAGTGGGAGGGAAGAGAGTTTTGGTTTAACGAAGATATTTATCCACTCTTCGACAGGAATGACAAGATTACCGGAATTGGAAAAATCTGCCAGAATATCACCGACCGCAAGCAGACTGAACTGGAACTCTACCGTGCCAACAAACAGATCGCCTTCCATTTCGAGAATTCCCCGCTGGCGATTATCGAATGGGACAACCAGTTTCGACTCAGGAGCTGGTCGAACGGGGCGGAAAAGATATTCGGCTGGTCGGAAGATGAAGTTCTCGGCAAAGGCTGGGGCGACTGGAATTTCATACATGAAGACGACAAGGAACAAATTGTTAAAGTTACCAATGAGATGCTCGAGGGCAAATATCGACGTACCGTGGTCACAAACAGGAATTACGCCAAAAATGGTGAGATCAAGCATTGCATCTGGAACAATTCGGTCTTTCTGGATGAGAACGGTAAGCTCAAGTCGATCCTCTCCATGGCGCAGGACATCACTGACAGAACGGAAGCTGAAAATGCCCTGCGACAGAACGAACAACGCTTCAAAGCAATAGCCGAGAATACCCCGGGCGTGGTCTTTTCTTTCCGCGTCGACCGTGACCAGCGTCGTCATATGACCTACTTCGGACCGGGACTGGCCGACCTTCTCGGCCGTGAATCGGCTGAGAAAATGAAACATGATATCGAGATATTTCTTGAATTAGTGCATCCTGACGATCTCAATAAATTATTGCAACAAGGTGATCTGAATCCGACCTCGAACAAAAGATTCAATTCAGAATTCCGGATAAGGGTGGGAGCTGAATATAAGTGGGTGCAGGCGATCATGCATCCCTACGATACTGACGGCGATGACCTGAAAGTCTGGCACGGCCTGTTTATCGATATCGACGACCGCAAGAAGCTGGAGCTGTCGCTGAGGCACCTTTCCAAAGTCTTCATGGATGCTTCCGATCCAATTATTATCGTCAATCCGGCCGGCGTGATAATCGATGTTAATGATGAAGTCGAGCGCGCTTATGGCTGGCAACGGCATGAACTGTTGTACAAGCCGATGACCCTGATCCTCCCCCCGGAATTTCGTGATGAAGCCAGGGCACAGCTCAAGCGCTGTTTTGCGGGCGAGGAACTGCGCAACCTGCAGGGCCTGCGCTGGCACAAAAACGGTGAAAAGGTATACACCCTGACTACCCTCTCGCCGTTGACAGATGAAGACGGCAAAATCGTGGCCATTGCCTCGATTGCTAAAAACATCACAGCTCTCAAGCGTGCCGAGAAAGCTCTCAGGGTGAGCGAAGAAACGTATCGCAATATCTTCCAAAACGCCCAGGTCGGCCTATTCCGTACTCGTATCAGTGATGGCAAGGTGCTGGAATGCAATGAGCAGGCGGCCCGCATGTTCGGTTTTAAAAACCGGGCGGAAGCCATCGCCCAGTATATAACCCGGGATAACTATATCGATAGCGGTGAACGTGAAAGGCTTTTGCAGATTCTCCAGAGAGATGGTCAGGTCAGTGGATTTGATGCCCGCTTCAGGCGCAAAGACGGCAGTACGATCTGGACCCGTTCATCCTCGCGCATAAACCTCAAGCAGGGCTGGATCGAAGGTGTGATCGAGGATATCACAGAACAAAAACATGCGGAACAGGAGCTCAAGGCCAGCCGTGAAATGTACCGTACCCTGACAGAAAACACGACTGATATCATTGCCCGTCTGGACCGCAGTCATGCAATCCTGTTTGTTAACCAGGCAGCAAAAGCAATGATCAAAAGAGATCCGGAAGCGATTGTCGGAAAGCGAATCGATGATCTTCCATACCCTGAACCGATCAAGAGCAAATTTTTGCACAGTCTTGAAAAGGTATTTATAACCGGCAAAGATGAGAGTTTCCAACTGGAGGTACCGGACGAAAATGAGAGCCGTTACTACGACTTCCACCTGATTCCTGAATTCACCAAGGCTGGACAGGTGGAAACATTGCTTGTTAATGTACGCGACATTACCGAAACACGGCGCCTGCAGGATTTCGCCTCACGCGCCCAGAGACTTGAAACTGCGGGTCGGATTGCCGGGCAGGTGGCGCATGATTTCAATAACCTCCTGGGACCATTGACCGCTTATCCCGACCTGATCAAAGACGAACTCGAGGCTGATCATCCGGCGCTGAGTTACCTGGACGACATGAAAAAAGCGGCCGAACAGATGTCCGATATCAACCAGGAACTACTGACTCTTGGAAGGCGTGGACATTACAACCAGGAACCGTTGAATCTCAATGAAATTGTCAACAGCATAATCAACCAGATCTATCCATTACCGGAAACACTCATCATGGAGAAATCCCTGGCGGACGATCTGATGAATATCAAGGGAGGCCGGGCCCAGATTTTCAGGGCGGTTGCGAACCTGCTCTCCAACGCGCGCGATGCCATGCAGGATATCGGACGACTGGCTATCGAAACCAAAAACTACTACGTTGACCAGCTCCGTCACAGTTACGGCCAGGTACCCCGAGGCGAATATGTCCGGCTGTCTATCGCGGATTCCGGCACAGGAATCGATCCACAGGATATGCCCCGGATATTCGACCCGTTTTTTACCACCAAGGTGACAGATAAAAGACGCGGTACGGGTCTTGGTCTGAGCGTGGTTCATGCCGTAATCGAGGACCATGGCGGGTATATCGACCTTGAAAGCAAGCACGGTGAGGGAACGACGGTTTATCTGTATTTTCCCATCACCCGCGAACCCAACCGTCAAGTAGCTGACAGTAGCATTAGTGGCGGTAATGAGAGCATCCTGATCGTCGATGATGACCACATCCAGCGCGAAGTCACGAGCAAACTCCTGTCCAAGCTGGGGTACACGGTTGCCAGCGCTACAAGCGGTGAACAGGCCTGCGAGATGCTCCGGAAACGAAATTTCGATCTTTTGGTTCTGGATATGGTTATGCCGGGGGGAATCGACGGCGCGCAGACTTACGAGCAGGCTCTCAAGATCAGGCCGGGCCAGAAAGCGATTATAGTTTCAGGCTATGCCGAGAGCGCGCGGGTTGCCGAATCGCAGAGGATGGGGGCAGGAGCTTTTATACGCAAACCTCTCACCTTAAAATCGATTGCACAGGCTGTAAGGGAAGAACTCGACCGCAAACAACAAGTAAAATAA
- a CDS encoding response regulator has protein sequence MWTIIIYFALPHILTSASVNASNSAGMLHDGISGALLFSVGLFCGLTIGMMLLAYLKKRYRARIFQVTNRIRQAFETGDYSAHSVDGSDGPTSQLYEYLNQTLKRFDDRDQELKRAHKLQESWAGKLQSELIERKRLQKELVVFKKLVDNAAIGMAMADLNYRVTYVNRATLDMLEIESDKDILNDRVLDYYPEEDRDRLYNDIVPEVFSKGQWSGEVEMLTKSGNRILTSHSAHLIRDNYGQPELFVAVFSDLREKNEIEKQKHKLQQRLERAEKMEALGLMAGGVAHDLNNMFGPLVGYPDLLLMELPEDSPLRIYVQRIGQAARDASDVIQDLLTLARRGRYELEPVVLNDIVKSFIESPTFEKYKYEHGNVTIEVELEKKSPNLMGSHLHLYKAIMNLIVNGFEAMPSGGRLKVSTSHEVLTKLHSGYDKIEPGEYQLLRIKDTGVGIDREEIPKMFEPYYSKKTMGSSGSGLGLAIVYGIVKDHHGYYDVFSETGKGTEFVLYFPTTREKSLKPIVPDDQYAGSERILVVDDDHLQQELIGELLKRLGYKVTTVSNGHEAIKYLTGNEVELVILDMILETDYNGFSVFGDIQKINPDQKCLVISGFSPTDQVFEMQNRGAGSFIRKPFDQATLVRAVRAELDRKAPLAKV, from the coding sequence ATGTGGACAATTATTATATATTTTGCATTACCTCATATTTTAACGTCCGCCTCCGTAAATGCTTCAAACAGTGCGGGAATGTTGCATGATGGCATTTCCGGGGCGTTACTTTTCAGCGTGGGCCTGTTTTGCGGTCTGACAATCGGCATGATGTTACTTGCATATCTTAAAAAAAGGTATCGTGCGAGGATTTTTCAGGTAACAAATCGGATCAGGCAGGCTTTCGAGACAGGAGACTATTCAGCACATTCTGTGGACGGCTCCGACGGGCCGACCTCGCAGTTGTATGAATACCTCAATCAGACATTGAAACGATTTGACGATCGCGACCAGGAACTCAAACGCGCTCATAAACTGCAGGAAAGCTGGGCTGGTAAACTTCAGTCCGAACTGATAGAACGTAAACGGTTGCAGAAAGAGCTTGTCGTCTTCAAGAAACTTGTTGACAATGCGGCTATTGGTATGGCCATGGCTGACCTGAATTATCGAGTAACTTATGTTAACCGGGCCACCCTGGATATGCTCGAGATTGAAAGCGACAAAGATATCCTCAATGACAGGGTGCTGGACTATTATCCCGAAGAAGATCGTGATCGACTTTATAATGATATTGTGCCTGAGGTGTTTTCGAAGGGACAGTGGAGTGGCGAAGTTGAGATGCTGACCAAATCCGGCAACAGGATTTTGACCTCACACAGCGCCCACTTGATTAGAGATAATTACGGTCAGCCGGAGCTGTTCGTAGCTGTATTTTCCGATCTCCGTGAAAAAAATGAAATCGAGAAGCAGAAGCATAAACTGCAACAGAGGCTGGAGCGTGCGGAAAAGATGGAAGCCCTGGGATTGATGGCCGGCGGGGTTGCTCATGATCTCAACAACATGTTCGGCCCGCTGGTCGGCTACCCCGACCTGCTTTTGATGGAACTTCCGGAGGACAGTCCTCTCCGTATCTATGTCCAGAGGATCGGCCAGGCGGCGCGCGATGCGTCCGATGTAATCCAGGATCTTCTTACTCTGGCTCGCCGGGGACGCTATGAACTCGAACCAGTCGTGCTCAACGATATCGTCAAAAGTTTCATCGAGTCACCTACATTTGAAAAGTATAAGTATGAACACGGTAATGTCACGATCGAAGTCGAGTTGGAGAAAAAATCACCCAATCTCATGGGTTCGCACCTGCATCTCTACAAAGCGATAATGAACCTGATAGTAAATGGATTCGAAGCGATGCCATCGGGGGGCAGGTTAAAGGTCTCGACCTCCCATGAAGTTCTAACCAAACTGCATTCCGGCTATGATAAAATCGAACCGGGAGAATATCAACTGCTTCGAATAAAAGATACCGGAGTGGGAATCGACAGAGAAGAGATACCGAAGATGTTCGAGCCGTATTATTCGAAGAAAACTATGGGGTCTTCCGGAAGCGGTCTGGGGCTGGCAATTGTATATGGTATCGTGAAAGATCATCACGGTTACTACGATGTTTTCTCGGAGACCGGCAAGGGTACCGAGTTCGTGCTCTATTTTCCAACTACCCGTGAGAAATCACTAAAACCGATTGTTCCCGATGATCAGTATGCCGGAAGCGAGCGGATCCTGGTAGTTGACGATGACCACCTTCAGCAGGAATTGATCGGCGAGCTGTTGAAACGGCTGGGTTACAAAGTTACCACGGTCTCTAATGGTCACGAAGCGATCAAGTACCTGACCGGCAATGAAGTCGAGCTTGTGATCCTGGACATGATCCTGGAGACCGATTACAACGGCTTCTCTGTCTTTGGAGATATACAAAAAATCAATCCCGATCAGAAATGCCTTGTGATCAGCGGATTCTCGCCGACTGACCAGGTTTTTGAAATGCAGAATCGAGGAGCCGGATCGTTCATCCGCAAACCGTTTGACCAGGCTACCCTGGTGCGTGCAGTTCGTGCCGAACTTGACCGCAAGGCCCCACTCGCCAAAGTTTAA
- a CDS encoding T9SS type A sorting domain-containing protein yields the protein MKHQRHRIFFILLALLVCFALTANAQYFDNKGKDFLLTYLPNYNDQTVPIQKTELHLTAEQPVDSVHIKYPAIAPIFETTVSLTPGVVTIVEIPLESANGWPVATVTDHAVHVYSQQEFICYMINRETFTTDAALALPVDVMNTEYIVITYQAQNCQYGGEFAVVAAYDNTEVTITPTKPLMGGHPSGTPFTITLDAMESYMNRADCSKAPGDLTGTLISSNKPIGMTNGNRCITAPPNVAACDHVFEVAQPVQTWGVGAYVTNLPLRPNGTIYRVVSAQDNTDIYLDDTFLVTLDKGEFYELSYTPDSHIFSTNNPDKRIFVAQFMTGQNAPGAIEGDPAMGNMTPAEQYLSSYTFSTIGGGQFDYHFLSVIAHGDDVGTLELDGVPIDANEFSQISNTDFYAAVVELNEGTHSTYSSNQPHGITVEGYASYDSYIFPGGAMFAAIPSSDTTPPMVTFEEDDCILFGEAVDMGDTISGINQMFLDTASLNLELTVDQYTPGDTVVTFKIELIDHTMDGFGGLFVYDLQGNVSYSEIMIEACEGGEEEVKPTNQWINVYCGAPQLNGEPLMPGDTIRAYDPDGVLCGMDVVRNDGKYGLMPIYHDDMYSEDIDEGCETGDTVQFTINGEEVYTDPFVIWTANGDNFETCLFSTCRVLQLEQGWNLISWNKWYQADIEDMLDQMADPNCLGFIQAFDQGGLTYDPMYPQFSTLHHVDFYHGYWFYMECATELEICGPKIPVNEGISIYSGWNLISYWPADSLPVDDALYDILDCVIVVLGWDTMLGGQTWLPNLKSFVTLTHMKPWYGYWVKSSCNEFLNYPGWEDLPFSKTGGYFTNHQPEYTRSSKWMSIFGEDLTIDGHKVAPGASIEAYTTDGVLCGKSIYDGSILKFTPVYGNDGRNESAKLARSGDKIAVFIDGKRTYPDISWNGMGGKADISDRFSARSTSGSLPVAYKLEQNYPNPFNPTTTIAFYLERETEIKLEVYNIVGQKVAVLAEGRYSAGNHQVVFDGRSATGEEVASGIYFYRLTGENINEIRKMTLMR from the coding sequence ATGAAACATCAAAGACACAGGATATTTTTTATTTTGCTGGCGCTTCTGGTCTGCTTTGCACTGACCGCCAATGCCCAGTATTTCGACAACAAGGGTAAAGACTTCCTGTTAACTTATCTACCCAATTACAATGACCAGACTGTACCTATTCAGAAAACCGAACTGCACCTGACCGCGGAACAGCCGGTCGATTCAGTGCATATCAAGTACCCGGCGATTGCACCGATTTTCGAAACCACGGTCAGCCTTACTCCGGGTGTGGTTACGATTGTGGAAATCCCATTGGAGTCCGCCAACGGCTGGCCGGTTGCGACTGTCACCGATCATGCTGTACACGTGTATTCCCAGCAGGAGTTCATCTGCTACATGATCAACCGCGAGACGTTTACCACCGATGCCGCCCTGGCGTTGCCGGTGGATGTAATGAACACCGAGTATATCGTCATAACTTACCAAGCCCAAAATTGCCAGTATGGCGGGGAGTTCGCGGTAGTGGCGGCCTATGACAATACCGAGGTTACTATCACTCCGACCAAACCCCTGATGGGCGGTCATCCCTCTGGAACACCGTTTACGATCACTCTGGACGCCATGGAAAGCTACATGAACCGCGCTGACTGTTCAAAAGCACCGGGTGACCTGACAGGTACCCTGATCAGTTCCAACAAACCGATCGGGATGACTAACGGCAACCGCTGTATTACGGCACCTCCCAATGTGGCCGCCTGCGACCATGTCTTCGAGGTGGCCCAGCCGGTTCAAACCTGGGGTGTCGGCGCTTATGTAACCAATCTGCCATTGCGTCCCAACGGAACAATTTATCGCGTGGTCTCGGCTCAGGATAATACGGATATTTACCTGGATGATACTTTTCTGGTGACACTCGACAAGGGTGAATTTTATGAGCTTTCCTATACCCCCGACAGTCACATTTTCAGTACTAACAATCCCGACAAGAGGATTTTCGTAGCTCAGTTCATGACCGGCCAGAATGCCCCCGGAGCTATCGAGGGCGATCCAGCCATGGGCAATATGACTCCAGCGGAGCAATATCTCTCGAGTTATACTTTTTCAACCATCGGCGGTGGCCAGTTCGATTACCATTTCCTTTCAGTCATCGCCCATGGTGACGATGTGGGCACGCTCGAGCTCGATGGTGTCCCGATCGATGCAAACGAATTCTCGCAGATCTCGAATACTGACTTCTACGCGGCTGTGGTTGAGCTTAACGAGGGTACCCATTCGACCTATTCATCCAATCAGCCCCATGGTATTACAGTCGAGGGTTACGCCAGCTACGATTCCTATATCTTCCCCGGTGGCGCGATGTTTGCCGCGATCCCGTCCAGCGACACCACACCTCCGATGGTCACTTTCGAGGAGGATGATTGCATTCTCTTCGGCGAAGCTGTCGACATGGGCGACACGATCAGCGGTATCAACCAGATGTTCCTGGACACAGCCAGCTTAAACCTCGAACTGACTGTTGACCAGTACACACCCGGCGATACAGTGGTAACTTTCAAGATAGAACTTATCGATCATACAATGGATGGATTCGGCGGATTATTCGTGTATGACTTGCAGGGCAATGTAAGCTATTCAGAGATTATGATCGAGGCCTGCGAAGGCGGCGAGGAGGAGGTCAAACCGACCAACCAGTGGATCAATGTTTACTGTGGAGCACCGCAACTCAATGGTGAACCGCTCATGCCGGGCGACACGATCCGCGCCTATGATCCCGACGGCGTACTGTGCGGGATGGATGTTGTCCGTAATGACGGCAAGTATGGCCTGATGCCGATCTACCATGACGATATGTATTCAGAGGATATCGACGAGGGCTGTGAAACCGGTGACACGGTTCAATTCACGATCAACGGCGAGGAAGTCTATACCGATCCGTTTGTGATCTGGACTGCCAACGGCGATAACTTCGAGACGTGTCTGTTCAGCACATGCCGGGTGCTTCAGCTCGAGCAGGGCTGGAATTTGATCTCATGGAATAAGTGGTATCAAGCCGATATCGAGGATATGCTTGACCAGATGGCCGATCCGAACTGCCTCGGATTTATTCAGGCCTTTGACCAGGGCGGGTTGACCTATGACCCGATGTATCCGCAGTTCTCAACTCTGCACCATGTCGATTTTTACCATGGTTACTGGTTCTACATGGAGTGCGCCACCGAGCTCGAAATCTGTGGCCCCAAAATTCCGGTTAATGAAGGAATCAGCATCTATAGCGGCTGGAACCTGATCAGCTACTGGCCTGCGGATTCACTGCCGGTAGATGACGCTCTTTATGATATTCTGGACTGTGTAATCGTGGTTTTGGGATGGGATACCATGCTGGGTGGCCAGACCTGGTTGCCAAACCTGAAATCATTCGTAACTTTGACCCACATGAAACCGTGGTACGGCTACTGGGTCAAATCCAGTTGCAATGAATTCTTAAATTATCCGGGCTGGGAAGATCTGCCGTTCTCGAAAACCGGCGGTTACTTTACTAATCACCAGCCGGAGTATACCCGGTCCAGCAAATGGATGTCAATCTTTGGTGAGGATTTGACAATCGACGGCCACAAAGTTGCTCCGGGTGCTTCGATCGAGGCATATACAACAGATGGCGTTTTATGCGGTAAATCGATCTACGACGGTTCAATCCTGAAGTTCACTCCCGTATACGGCAATGACGGCCGGAATGAAAGCGCAAAACTCGCTCGATCCGGAGATAAGATCGCTGTCTTCATAGACGGCAAGAGAACTTATCCGGATATCAGCTGGAACGGTATGGGTGGAAAGGCGGATATCTCTGACCGCTTCAGCGCGCGGTCGACATCCGGTAGCCTGCCGGTTGCTTACAAACTCGAGCAGAACTACCCGAACCCGTTTAACCCGACTACGACAATCGCTTTCTATCTCGAACGCGAAACCGAAATCAAGCTTGAGGTTTACAATATCGTCGGCCAGAAGGTTGCGGTGCTGGCCGAGGGCAGATATTCGGCGGGTAACCACCAGGTGGTATTCGACGGACGCTCGGCGACGGGTGAAGAGGTCGCCAGCGGAATCTACTTCTATCGCCTGACCGGTGAAAATATCAACGAAATCCGCAAGATGACTCTGATGCGTTAA
- a CDS encoding CGGC domain-containing protein, translating to MSKKIAIVGCKRIQDQLCIACEKCLKAIQLREGEFARYKDDEVELVALGNCGDCPGLIMPKVTLMNEIASQIGREYDTIHLGTCIVKAKKTGQCPLDFEQIAELVKQNFDQEVVVGTHNY from the coding sequence ATGTCAAAGAAGATAGCTATCGTCGGATGCAAACGGATCCAGGACCAGCTCTGTATCGCCTGCGAAAAATGTCTCAAGGCGATTCAACTGCGCGAGGGTGAATTCGCACGCTATAAAGATGACGAAGTCGAGTTGGTGGCGCTGGGAAACTGCGGTGATTGTCCCGGTTTAATTATGCCGAAAGTGACGCTGATGAACGAGATCGCCAGCCAGATCGGCCGTGAATACGACACCATACACCTAGGCACCTGTATCGTCAAGGCCAAAAAAACCGGCCAGTGTCCGCTCGATTTTGAGCAGATCGCCGAGCTTGTTAAGCAGAATTTCGACCAGGAAGTGGTTGTCGGCACACATAACTATTAG